In Xylanibacter ruminicola 23, a single genomic region encodes these proteins:
- a CDS encoding cell division protein ZapA, translating to MTEVNNEKLHIRLHVYDEEIEVTIKRSDEEFYRKAAKLITDRYNAYSQAYKGKKGEHTIALMTLIDIALMYERERGNHDTDPYNSILTKLTSEIEEALK from the coding sequence ACAGAAGTGAATAACGAGAAACTACATATCAGGTTGCACGTCTACGACGAAGAAATCGAAGTAACCATCAAGCGTTCCGACGAGGAATTCTATCGTAAGGCAGCCAAACTCATTACCGACCGTTATAACGCCTATTCGCAGGCTTATAAGGGTAAGAAGGGCGAGCATACCATAGCGCTCATGACGCTGATTGATATCGCCCTGATGTACGAGCGTGAGCGCGGCAACCACGACACTGATCCCTACAATAGTATTCTCACTAAGTTGACT